The Calypte anna isolate BGI_N300 chromosome 1, bCalAnn1_v1.p, whole genome shotgun sequence region gagTCTGACCCCTGCTTCTGCTATCAGACCCTGAGCAGCACTTCTTCCTCACGGGAGCCCCGCTTCACTTCACTTACACCATTCCCAAGTTCTCACCTCTATATGTAGGTCGGAAGCCCTGGGagaatctttcttttcttcctgctgtgctcCCGTGGCTGGCAGTTTATCTACACACCAGGGAAGAACAGATACATTTAGTGGTTTTCGCTCTCTCTaccattcttttttttgtgtttttgaagCTTTGTGCCTTTCAGGTTTAGAACCATCAGTGTCTTTTTAAAGCACATACTGTAAGGAAACAACAATGTGTGTGAACAGAAGAAGATTGTAATTGTAATTTCCCTTGGCATGTTTCCAATCTCTTGCACAGAAATCACTGTGAATATCTGGAAAGAGTTTCAGAAAtgatgggaaggagggaaaaagagctTGGCCAAGGCCACAAACTTAGCAGGGGAATAATATCTTCATTTTATctatctggctttttttttttctttaatgacaAAGTTCTATGATTTCAACATTATTTTTGTCACTTGCTATAGTAGGAAAATTTAATAGAACTACTTAGGAGGTGCTGTGAAGGATGATGACTCCAGTGCAGGTGAAACGATTCATATAGAAACCAAAATCACAACAACTCAGTGGAAATCAACAAGGCATGGATCTTCCTGCTAACTCCTCTCTTGCTTCCCACCTAGGGGACGACTCTactttttttgcagctggatTTTCACAAGTGGCCTCTTACAAGGGCACAACTCACAAGAAGTTTCTCCAGCAAGTAACAAATAAGCACATTCACTTGTGCTGCTCCACCTGATGCCTGCCCTGAAGCCAACAGGGAACACAGCAAGCACTGACAATACAAACCACCACCAGGAAAGgccattttcttcctcatctcctgcAGAGCTAAGGATCCTACCTCCTCCGTCCACATCAGGGGCACCCGacacagagccagcagctcctgcctgctgaggAGTGACATGCACAGTGATGTCTTGTGCACCACCTGCAGGAGCTTCTGCAGTGTTCTTCTGGACTGCAGGTTCTGCCTGTGGCTGGCTTGGCctacacagagaaagaaaggaaacagagttGGTAAAAAGAACCATGCACTGGCACACACTGTTAACACCAAGTTAACACCAACTTATTATCCATCCTACACATATTGCTACAAATTCAGGCACTACTAAGTATTCCTGAAGGGCAATGTATGCAGAACTTGCTGCTACATCCTTCAGTGTTCCCTACGGTCACATTCATCCCACAGATGCACATTCACACCTTCCAAGTTATTAACTCCTGCCTGGTACAGTTTTTCAGCCTAACTTTTAAGCATACTTAGCCACCCCAGATAAGGAACACCCAGAGCTACAAAGTTCTGCATCAGAGGAAGCAAACTGCTGAAGATTTTCACAAAGGGCTCTCAGCCAGATCTCCTCTGCAACAAAAGGCTGGTGGTTCCTGGGTTCCATGTCAGTTTCCCAAACTCTTCCTCTGCTACAGACACTTCTTACAGTTTCTACTGGGCACATGTGCGCTCAGCTTCAAGACACATCTAAACACACCATTAAACCTTGCTGCTGCCACCAAAACTATTCAAAGGCCACACTGATAACTGACCACTTAATCTAATCATAAAGTCAAAAGTTTACCTGGAAAACCCATGAATAATAATATTATCCTCAGGTGTCCGCAGAAGTCTGCAAGAAAGCAGAACTTGGATCAAATTAAGCTGCCCACCAGAAGCATTAAGCATAAGTAGGATTTGGATAGATCCAAAACATGCTACGCATCATTTTACACAGACACACTGATTATTTTGATGCCTGCTTGCTCCCAGAAAAGAGGATTTTCCCCATTGcttgaaagtgaaaaaagaaaatgcagttccCATGAAAGCCAACAATAAAATGGGAgagggagtaaaaaaaaaaattgtgtggtCAGACAAAGCTTCCACATGTACAACACTTCAGTGCAcaccaggctgctgggcaggaggtgggTTTTCATACTGAGGCATTGCTGCTGAGCTCGTGACACATCACCTGCCAGACACTGCCTCTATTTCCATCCTCAGTGTGGAAAGCAACCCTTGACGTACACCAGCAGCCAAGCATAGAGCTGCTTTCACAAGTCACACAGAAATAGCtcctcctgtgtgtgtgtggctctgGGCTTTTGTTCAGAGCTTATTCCAATGCCTCTCAGCAATGCAGCCTACAGAATCCTAAAGGCACCCATCTGCATAAAGGCCTTACCTTTTATAATCACCACGAGGTCGCAGGCGAGGTCTTCTGTTGAGAAGACAATCTTCTATCTCCTTCTGATGTTCAGAGACAGCGATACTCAGTGGGGTCTGGCCCTTCTGAAAGGACAGAGAAATACATCCTGTTCATCATCAAAGTCCAAAAAAGTCTTCATGAGAAATAGGCACGCAACTTTCTGGAAGGACTTcctgaagaaatagaaaagattaCCTTATTCTTGGCAGCAGGATTGGCGTGATGGTCCAGTAACAGCTTCACCATGTTTACATTGCGAGACCGGACAGCAAGATGGAGGGCTGTGTTGCCATCAGCATCTGCCATATTTACGCGGGCACCTAACGTCAGCAAAAAAATCGCACAGTCTTCGTTTTGGACCTCTACTGCCTGGgaacaacacacacaaaaagggaAGACTTACAAAAAGGGAAGACTTGACAGACTACACTTCACTCCATCACTGAGCGCTGGGAAAGAAGAGCATCTTCAAAGATAGCAAAGATTTTCCACATCAAATACAACAGGCATGTTTCTGCACAGGTCTGCATAGAGAATCCTGCAACACCTCTCCTCCAATGCACAGTCAGGAAGCCCCACTTCCAAGAGCAGGTCATAGCTCACTTACTCTCATCAGTGGTGTTTTCATGAAATTATCAACAGGATTCAGCTCACAGTGCAGCCCGAGTAAGAAGTTGACAACTGCTGTGTGGCCGTTTGCACACGCCAGATGGAGAGGTGTCctaaaaattaaacacagcagCTTAACACAGACAGACAACAGAAGAACCAAAGCTGTGTCACCACCCAGCCCAGGGGACCCAGCCCAgaccctgctcctcctgctgcctgctgctgcaaTCCCATACCcatgggggaaggagaggactGGGGatgcctcagcagctgcagagaggccATGTCCAagtggcagcccagcagcacacacGGCCAGGAGCACTTGAgtccacccagcagctcccagcactggaaagctctccagttccccctcccagctgacaGGGCACATCTTGCTTTGCAAGCAATCAGCTCCAAGGGGATCCCACTCAATCCCTTTGTGGGGGATGCTCCCACCCAGCAGCCaaggtgtcccagcagcagctcacagctCACCGATTCTCGCTGTCACGGCGGTCGACGCCCCAAACCTTGATCCACCAGCGCCATTGCCTTAGCCAGGCCAGGTGACCGCTGGCAGCCGCGCGGTGCagcttgctctgctctggctccTGATGCCCACGGGCgctggtgctggcagctgcagcagtgtgggGCTGCCCAAGAGCGCTGCCAAAGGTTGACTCTCGATGTTTCTTGGTGAagagccccatccctggagctctTTGAGCTGCGGCAGGTGCACAGCCCTGCCGGAGCAGCAGGATGAAGCCGGCGGAGCCGGAAGGTGGGGGTTTAGGACAAGGGAAGGGCAAAGGGAGGGACAAGGGAGGTAGGAGACCGGTAGGGAAAAGGCGGGAGTAAAAATCAATTACGCGACGAGGAGCACGAGCAGTCGGAGAGGAACAGCCCAGTGGAGCTCTGCACAGAAGTGCCGCTTCCAGAGCGTTGCCACCAACGGCAAAACCGACACCAACAGCAAAACCGACACCAACGGCACCGGGAGACACGAAGCAACCGCGTTGGCGGGACCGAACCACctcggggagggggcggggggggcaGGGACCGAACCACCTCGGGGAGGGGGCACGGGGGGGCAGGGACCGAACCACctcggggagggggcggggggggcaGGGACCGAACCACCtcggggaggggatggggggggcaGGGACCGAACCACctcggggagggggcggggggggcaGGGACCGAACCACctcggggagggggcggggggggcaGGGACCGAACCACctcggggagggggcggggggggcaGGGACCGAACCACCTCGGGACGTGGACGGGAGATGAAGGAAAGTAAAAGGTTCCTTTAATCCTCAAAAAAGAGATTATTTAGTTAAGCAGACAGTGAACACTGCAGTTGGACTAGGCAATTGTTTTAGATGTCTTCCAACTGGACTATTGTGTTCTATTATTTACAAGATTTAGAGGAGAACTTAGGCAGCTACTCGTCCTCTCTTTCATCCACCtgcctcccctctcccagcattACCATAAACCTTAGTTTTTGTTCTGTCATCTCCTCTGGATCCTGGGGGGTTTCTTCTGTGGTATGGAAAACCCATTGGGTTACATGAGATGCTGTCTCTGTTTACAACGTCTTGCTCCTTCTTTCATAATTTATCCTCTAGCCTGTGGGACAGATAATAGATGATAGATGACCCATGAATCCTCATGCCAGGGATTACTGAGAGTGCAGACTGACTGGAACCAGGTATCCAGGGTGGGACAGAAAGGCAAGAGCTGGATGAAGTATTATGGGAGGTCATGGAAAGGACTTCTCAAATCCTGTCCtcaaaagattttcttttgagtttgggtggggttttttttgctgggttttttgtttgtttgtttgttgttttttgtttttgtttggttttggttttaattgagAAGGAAATACAGCCCAATATGCAATGACAAGTGGCAGCTGTTTGACTGGAGATTTTTCCACTGGTCAGGACACACCAGTACAATATCCATGATTACCATAGAATcaaggaattggctgggttggaaaggacctcagagatcatcgagtccaacccttgatccactgttgcggttgctggactatggcactgagtgccacatccaggctcttttgaaatatctccagacatggagaatccactacttccctgggcagcccattccaatggctgatcaccctctccagaaagaaattttctaatatctaacctaaatttcccctggcacaacttgagaccctgccctcttgtcttgttgaaagtcatctggcaaaagagaccaacatccacccggttacaacctcctttcagggagttgtagagagtgatgaggtctcccctgagcctcctcttctccaggctgaacagccccagctctctcagcctctcctcatagggtctgtgctcgagttccttcaccagcctggttgccctcctttggacctgctccagcacctcaatctccttcctgagctgaggggcccagaactggacacaggactcaagctgtggcctcaccagagctgagcacaggggcag contains the following coding sequences:
- the LOC115600459 gene encoding ankyrin repeat domain-containing protein 7-like, which translates into the protein MGLFTKKHRESTFGSALGQPHTAAAASTSARGHQEPEQSKLHRAAASGHLAWLRQWRWWIKVWGVDRRDSENRTPLHLACANGHTAVVNFLLGLHCELNPVDNFMKTPLMRAVEVQNEDCAIFLLTLGARVNMADADGNTALHLAVRSRNVNMVKLLLDHHANPAAKNKVIFSISSGSPSRKLRAYFS